The following coding sequences are from one Trichoplusia ni isolate ovarian cell line Hi5 chromosome 15, tn1, whole genome shotgun sequence window:
- the LOC113501060 gene encoding glucose-6-phosphate 1-dehydrogenase, whose protein sequence is MENKNDFQYPHTFILLGASGDLARKKIYPTIWYLYRDNLLPKHTKFIGYARTKQTLSEVKEKCKKYLKVRPGDEEKLDEFWAANEYFAGSYDKRIDYEMLNQLINKFEKGPVANRIFYLAVPPTVFQDVTVNIRNACVSIKGFTRVIIEKPFGSDDVSSDALSNHLAGLFKEEQIYRIDHYLGKEMVQNLMTIRFANQIFKPSWNRENIASVLISFKEPFGTEGRGGYFDDFGIIRDVMQNHLLQILSLVAMEKPVTLNPNDIRDEKVKVLRHINPIELSDILVGQYVGNPEGKGDEKLGYLEDPTVPKDSVTPTYALAALNINNARWQGVPFILRCGKALNERKAEVRIQYKDVPGDIFDGHAKRNELVIRVQPGEALYLKLMSKSPGMKFDLVETELDLTYSMRYGEADVPDAYERLILDVFTGTQMHFVRNDELKEAWRIFTPVLKELEGKHIKPVPYVYGSRGPPQADDKLAEYNFKYSGSYKWKKPTLS, encoded by the coding sequence atggaaaacaaaAATGACTTTCAATACCCGCACACCTTCATACTTCTGGGCGCTTCAGGTGACTTAGCAAGAAAAAAGATTTATCCAACTATTTGGTACTTATATCGAGACAATCTTTTACCTAAGCACACCAAGTTTATTGGTTATGCCCGCACGAAGCAAACGCTTTCCGAAGTTAAAGAGAAGtgcaaaaaatacttgaagGTACGACCTGGAGATGAAGAGAAGTTGGACGAGTTTTGGGCAGCTAATGAGTATTTCGCTGGATCTTATGACAAGAGAATTGATTATGAAATGCTCAACcagttaattaacaaatttgagaAGGGTCCAGTTGCTAACAGAATTTTTTATTTGGCAGTTCCACCTACTGTGTTCCAAGATGTAACAGTCAATATTAGAAATGCATGTGTTTCTATTAAAGGTTTTACAAGAGTTATCATTGAGAAACCATTTGGTAGTGATGATGTTAGCTCCGATGCCTTGAGCAATCACCTTGCAGGCCTATTTAAAGAAGAACAAATTTACAGAATTGATCACTACCTTGGCAAGGAAATGGTTCAAAACTTGATGACTATCAGATTTGCCAATCAAATATTTAAGCCCTCATGGAACAGAGAAAACATTGCATCTGTATTAATTTCATTCAAGGAACCCTTTGGCACAGAAGGCCGTGGTGGTTACTTTGATGATTTTGGCATAATTCGAGATGTCATGCAAAACCATCTTCTTCAAATTTTGTCCCTTGTTGCTATGGAAAAACCTGTTACCTTAAACCCAAATGATATTAGAGATGAAAAGGTAAAGGTTCTTCGCCACATTAATCCTATTGAACTAAGTGATATTCTAGTAGGACAATATGTTGGAAACCCTGAGGGGAAAGGTGATGAAAAATTGGGCTACCTAGAAGATCCAACTGTTCCTAAAGATTCTGTCACCCCAACATATGCCCTTGCTGCTCTTAACATTAATAATGCCAGGTGGCAAGGTGTGCCCTTTATACTTCGCTGTGGGAAAGCTCTAAATGAGAGGAAAGCAGAAGTAAGAATTCAATACAAAGATGTCCCTGGTGACATCTTTGATGGGCATGCAAAGAGGAATGAACTGGTCATTAGAGTACAGCCAGGTGAAGCATTATATTTGAAGCTGATGAGTAAATCACCTGGAATGAAGTTTGACTTGGTTGAAACTGAGCTGGATCTTACATATAGTATGCGCTATGGGGAAGCTGATGTTCCTGATGCCTATGAGAGACTTATTTTAGATGTGTTTACGGGTACACAGATGCATTTCGTACGTAATGATGAATTGAAAGAGGCTTGGCGTATTTTCACTCCAGTTCTTAAGGAACTTGAAGGAAAACACATAAAACCTGTTCCCTATGTGTATGGATCTCGAGGGCCTCCTCAAGCCGATGATAAACTTGCAGAGTATAACTTTAAGTACTCTGGCTCATACAAATGGAAAAAACCCACTCTTTCTTAA